A DNA window from Salarias fasciatus chromosome 23 unlocalized genomic scaffold, fSalaFa1.1 super_scaffold_20, whole genome shotgun sequence contains the following coding sequences:
- the LOC115383897 gene encoding LOW QUALITY PROTEIN: semaphorin-5B-like (The sequence of the model RefSeq protein was modified relative to this genomic sequence to represent the inferred CDS: inserted 1 base in 1 codon; deleted 3 bases in 2 codons) yields the protein CLSQPPLAGPADCSRREHPVVSYQALRSWVSEFSRAGVKDFSQLAMDVNRNQLIVGARNFLFRLSLNNASLIQATEWAPDEETKRSCQSKGKSEDECQNYVRVLLISGRTLFTCGTNAFTPVCVTRQISNTSQVLDTVNGVARCPYDPRHNSTAMVTERGELYAATVIDFSGRDPVIYRSLGNMPPLRTAQYNSKWLNEPHFLSVYEIGRFTYFFLRETAVENDCGKVVFSRVARVCKNDMGGRFLLEDTWTTFMKARLNCSRSGEIPFYYNELQSTFYLPEQDLIYGVFTTNVNSISASAVCAYNLSAITQAFNGPFRYQENPRTAWLSTPNPIPNFQCGTLEEGGPGGNLTERSLQDAQRLFLMNDVVQPVTVNPLLTQDNLRFSRLVVDIVQGRDTLYHVMYIGTEYGTILKALATTNKSLHGCYLEELRILPEGQLGPIRSLQILHTDRSLFVGLNDRLVKIPLERCSSYATERYCLEARDPYCGWDHKQRRCTTFEESANMNQWTQNITECPVRNLTQDGGFSPWAQWQPCSHNDGEGSVSSCMCRSRSCDGPAARCGGLQCRGPTIQVANCSRNGGWTPWSSWGQCSSSCGIGFEVRQRSCNNPAPRHGGRVCVGQGREERLCNDKKPCPLPVLWTAWGPWAHCSADCGGGVHSRTRTCENGNTCPGCAMEYKTCNLEACPEVRRNTPWTPWMPVNVSQDGARQEQRFRYTCRALLPDPQQLQLGKKKLETRFCPNDGTGACQTDSLVEDLVKTSGGRTAAQPPGARWGSWETWSACSQQCSRGFRTRKRSCSTAEGRTNPGACVGSPVEYQDCNAQPCPVSGAWSCWSSWSQCSSSCGGGHYQRTRTCSSPPPANGGDICIGLHTEEALCNTHTCEGTAVWGDWTEWXDCDDEGLQHRHRRCGDDPDGEAGACQGNVTQSRPCRPHEVPVILPGQEEQSCGTFTLFQLVAVGSASFFAAALLSALAYTYCHHLNRPPPESAVIHPSTPNHLTYSKQGNATPKNEKYIPMEFKTLNKNNLHVNDETCNHFPSPLPSGNMFTTTYYPPSLGKYDFHPDSPCRTYMHS from the exons TGTCTGAGCCAGCCGCCTCTCGCCGGCCCTGCGgactgcagcaggagggagcaTCCCGTCGTCTCCTACCAAG CGCTCAGGTCCTGGGTGTCTGAGTTCTCCCGTGCAGGAGTGAAGGATTTCTCCCAGCTGGCCATGGACGTGAACCGGAACCAGCTGATTGTTGGAGCCAG AAACTTCCTGTTCAGATTGAGTTTGAACAACGCCTCCCTCATACAG GCAACAGAATGGGCACCCGATGAAGAGACGAAGCGCTCCTGCCAGAGCAAGGGCAAATCTGAG GACGAATGTCAGAACTACGTCCGCGTCCTGCTGATCAGCGGGAGGACGCTTTTCACCTGCGGGACCAACGCTTTCACCCCCGTCTGCGTCACCAGGCAG ATCTCCAACACCAGCCAGGTGCTGGACACGGTGAACGGCGTGGCTCGGTGTCCGTACGACCCGCGCCACAACTCCACCGCCATGGTGACGGAACGCGGCGAGCTGTACGCCGCCACCGTCATCGACTTCTCGGGACGTGACCCGGTCATCTACCGGAGCCTGGGGAACATGCCGCCGCTGCGCACGGCCCAGTACAACTCCAAGTGGCTCAACG agcctcacttcctgtccgtcTACGAGATCGGCCGCTTCACCTACTTCTTCCTGAGAGAGACGGCGGTGGAGAACGACTGCGGGAAGGTGGTGTTCTCCCGGGTGGCCCGGGTCTGCAAGAACGACATGGGCGGCcgcttcctgctggaggacacCTGGACCACCTTCATGAAGGCCCGCCTCAACTGCTCGCGCTCGGGGGAGATCCCCTTCTACTACAACGAGCTGCAGAGCACCTTCTACCTGCCGGAGCAGGACCTGATCTACGGCGTCTTCACCACCAACGT GAACAGCATATCGGCCTCTGCCGTCTGTGCCTACAACCTGAGCGCCATCACCCAGGCCTTCAACGGACCCTTCCGCTACCAGGAGAACCCGCGCACCGCCTGGCTCTCCACCCCCAACCCCATCCCCAACTTCCAG TGTGGCACGCTGGAGGAGGGCGGCCCCGGCGGGAACCTGACGGAGCGCAGCCTCCAGGACGCCCAGCGACTCTTCCTGATGAACGACGTGGTCCAGCCGGTCACCGTCAACCCCCTGCTCACCCAGGACAACCTGCGCTTCTCCAGGCTGGTGGTGGACATCGTGCAGGGCCGAGACACGCTCTACCACGTCATGTACATCGGCACGG AATACGGCACCATCCTGAAGGCCCTCGCCACGACCAACAAAAGCCTCCACGGCTGCTacctggaggagctcaggatcCTCCCCGAGGGCCAGCTGGGCCCCATCAGGAGCCTGCAGATCCTGCACACAGACAGATCCCTGTTCGTGGGGCTGAACGACCGACTGGTGAAGATCCCGCTGGAGCGCTGCTCCAGCTACGCCACGGAACG TTACTGCCTGGAGGCTCGGGACCCCTACTGCGGCTGGGACCACAAGCAGCGGCGCTGCACCACGTTCGAGGAGAGCGCCAACATGAACCAGTGGACTCAGAACATCACCGAATGCCCA GTGAGGAACCTGACGCAGGACGGCGGCTTCAGCCCGTGGGCGCAGTGGCAGCCGTGCAGCCACAACGACGGCGAGGGCTCCGTCAGCAGCTGCATGTGCCGGTCGCGCTCCTGCGACGGCCCGGCGGCGCGGTGCGGAGGGCTGCAGTGCAGGGGTCCCACCATCCAGGTGGCCAACTGCTCCAG GAACGGCGGCTGgaccccctggtcctcctggggccagtgcagcagcagctgcggcATCGGGTTTGAAGTGAGACAGCGGTCCTGCAACAACCCCGCGCCTCGCCACGGCGGCCGCGTCTGCGTCGGCCAGGGCCGCGAGGAGAG GCTGTGCAATGACAAGAAGCCGTGCCCGCTGCCGGTGCTGTGGACGGCGTGGGGCCCCTGGGCGCACTGCAGCGCCGACTGTGGAGGCGGGGTCcactccaggaccaggacctgtgAAAATGGGAACACCTGTCCTGGATGTGCGATG GAGTATAAAACCTGTAACCTGGAGGCCTGCCCCGAAGTCCGCCGCAACACGCCGTGGACGCCGTGGATGCCGGTCAACGTGAGCCAGGACGGCGCCCGGCAGGAGCAGAGGTTCAGGTACACCTGCCGGGCGCTGCTGCCCGAcccccagcagctgcagctgggcaagaagaagctggagaCCCGCTTCTGCCCCAACGACGGAACCGGAGCCTGTCAGACCGACT ctctggtCGAGGACTTGGTGAAGACGAGCGGCGGCCGAACGGCGGCCCAGCCGCCGGGCGCCCGCTGGGGCTCCTGGGAGACCTGGTCCGCCTGCTCCCAGCAGTGCTCCCGCGGCTTCCGGACGCGCAAGCGAAGCTGCTCCACCGCCGAGGGCCGGACCAACCCCGGCGCCTGCGTGGGCTCGCCGGTGGAGTACCAGGACTGCAACGCCCAGCCGTGCCCGG tgaGCGGCGCCTGGTCC tgctggtcctcctggtcccagtGTTCGTCCagctgcggcggcggccacTACCAGCGCAcccggacctgcagcagccCGCCGCCCGCCAACGGAGGCGACATCTGCATCGGCCTGCACACCGAGGAGGcgctctgcaacacacacacctgcgaaGGTACGGCC GTCTGGGGCGACTGGACCGAGT GCGACTGTGACGACGAGGGCCTGCAGCATCGC CACCGCCGCTGCGGCGACGACCCGGACGGCGAGGCCGGCGCGTGCCAGGGCAACGTCACGCAGTCCCGGCCCTGCCGGCCGCACGAGGTGCCAG TCATCCTGCCcggacaggaggagcagagctgcgGAA CCTTCACCCTGTTCCAGCTGGTGGCGGTGGGCTCGGCCAGCTTCTTCGCCGCCGCCCTGCTGTCGGCGCTGGCCTACACCTACTGCCACCACCTGAACCGGCCGCCGCCCGAGTCGGCCGTCATCCACCCCAGCACCCCCAACCACCTGACCTACAGCAAGCAGGGCAACGCCACGCCAAAGAACGAGAAGTACATCCCCATGGAGTTCAAG acgCTGAACAAGAACAACCTCCACGTGAACGACGAGACGTGCAACCACTTCCCGTCCCCGCTGCCCTCCGGCAACATGTTCACCACCACCTACTACCCCCCCAGCCTGGGCAAGTACGACTTCCACCCGGACTCGCCGTGCAGGACCTACATGCACAGCTGA
- the kpnb3 gene encoding LOW QUALITY PROTEIN: importin-5 (The sequence of the model RefSeq protein was modified relative to this genomic sequence to represent the inferred CDS: deleted 1 base in 1 codon), with product MAEQQQFYLLLGDLMSPDNNARKQAEETYDTIPGQTKITFLLQAVRDASAAEEVKQMAAVLLRRLLSSSFEEIYPGLTVEMQTAIKTELLTSIQQETSPNIRKKVCDIAAELSRNLIDDDGNNQWPELLKFLFDSVNSDNVGLREAALHIFWNFPGIFGNQQQHYMEVIKRMLVQCMQDQANPQIRTLAARAAASFVLSNESNTALLKHFADLLPGILQAVNESCYQSDDSVLKSLVEIADTAPKYLRPHLEPTLQLCLKLCADTNLTNMQRQLALEVIVTLSETAAAMLRKHTAIVAQSVPQMLAMMVDLEDDEEWAMADELEDDDFDSNAVAGESALDRIACGLGGKIILPMIKQHIMQMLQNPDWKYRHAGLMALSAIGEGCHQQMEAILQEIVSFVLLFCSDPHPRVRYAACNAIGQMATDFAPTFQKKFHDKVISALLQTMEDQSNPRVQAHAAAALINFTEDCPKSLLVPYLDSLVQHLHVIMVAKLQELVQKGTKLVLEQVVTSIASVADTAEEKFVPYYDLFMPSLKHIVENAVQKELRLLRGKTIECISLIGLAVGKEKFMPDASDVMKLLLKTQTDFSDLEDDDPQISYMISAWARMCKILGKEFQQYLPVVMGPLLKTASIKPEVALLDTQDMENISEDDGWEFVNLGDQQSFGIKTAGLEEKATACQMLVCYAKELKEGFVEYTEQVVKLMVPLLKFYFHDGVRVAAAESMPLLLECARVRGPEYLTQMWLFMCDALIKAIGTEPDSDVLSEIMHSFAKCIELMGDGCLNNEHFEELGGILKGKLEEHFKNQELRQAKRQDEDYDEQVEESLQDEDENDVYILTKVSDILHSVFSSYKEKVLPWFEQLLQLIVQLICPNRPWADRQWGLCIFDDVVEHCSPSSFKYAEYFLRPMLQSLCDTSPEVRQAAAYGVGVMAQFGGESYRPFCTEALPLLVRVIQAADSRSKENVNATENCISAVGKVMRFRPECVNVSEILPHWLTWLPLNEDKEEAVHTFDFLCDLIESNNPIVLGPDNSNLPRIFLIIADGVANESVKSEDACSKRLANVIRQVQGSVGLWTQCMSTLNVAQQKAIQDLLNTA from the exons ATGGCGGAACAGCAGCAGTTCTACCTCTTGCTGGGCGACCTCATGAGCCCTGACAACAACGCCAGGAAGCAAGCAGAG GAGACATATGACACAATCCCGGGGCAGACCAAGATCACGTTCTTGCTGCAGGCGGTCAGAGATGCgtcagctgcagaggag GTCAAACAGATGGCAGCCGTGCTGCTGCGGCGGCTGTTGTCCTCGTCCTTTGAGGAGATCTACCCAGGTCTCACCGTGGAGATGCAGACGGCCATCAAGACGGAGCTGCTGACCAGCATCCAGCAGGAGACCTCGCCAAACATCCGCAAGAAGGTCTGCGACATTGCAGCCGAGCTGTCTCGC AACCTCATTG ATGATGATGGGAATAACCAGTGGCCAGAGCTGCTCAAGTTTCTCTTTGACTCCGTGAACTCGGACAATGTTGGCCTGCGAGAAGCTGCCCTGCACATATTCTG GAACTTCCCAGGAATCTTTggcaaccagcagcagcactacATGGAGGTGATCAAGCGCATGCTCGTGCAGTGCATGCAGGACCAGGCAAACCCGCAG ATCCGCACCCTGGCGGCTCGGGCTGCAGCGTCCTTCGTTCTGTCCAATGAAAGCAACACGGCTCTGCTGAAGCACTTTGCTGACCTGCTGCCGGGCATCCTGCAG GCGGTGAATGAGTCGTGCTACCAGAGCGACGACTCCGTGCTCAAGTCCTTGGTGGAAATAGCAGACACGGCACCGAAATACCTGAGGCCTCACCTGGAGCCCACGCTGCAGCTGTGTCTGAAG CTGTGCGCCGACACAAACCTGACGAACATGCAGCGACAGTTGGCTTTGGAGGTCATCGTCACTCTGTCGGAGACGGCGGCGGCCATGCTGAGGAAGCACACAGCCATCGTAGCTCAGAGCG TCCCCCAGATGCTGGCGATGATGGTGGACCTTGAGGACGATGAAGAGTGGGCAATGGCTGACGAGCTGGAGGACGACGACTTCGACAG TAATGCTGTGGCCGGAGAGAGCGCTCTGGACAGGATTGCGTGCGGCCTGGGAGGGAAGATCATTCTTCCCATGATCAAACAGCACATCATGCAGATGCTGCAGAACC CTGATTGGAAGTACCGCCATGCCGGGCTGATGGCGCTGTCTGCCATCGGCGAGGGCTGCCACCAGCAGATGGAGGCCATCCTGCAGGAGATCGTCAGCTTCGTCCTGCTGTTCTGCTCCGACCCT caCCCAAGAGTGCGTTACGCTGCCTGCAACGCTATCGGACAGATGGCCACCGACTTCGCCCCGACCTTTCAAAAGAAGTTCCACGATAAG GTGATCTCAGCCCTGCTTCAGACCATGGAGGACCAGAGTAACCCTCGGGTGCAGGCGCATGCTGCCGCCGCCCTCATCAACTTCACCGAGGACTGCCCCAAATCGCTGCTCGTTCCATACCTGGACAGCCTGGTGCAGCACCTGCACGTCATCATGGTCGCCAAGCTGCAGGAG CTGGTCCAGAAGGGCACCAAgctggtcctggagcaggtggTGACGTCCATCGCCTCGGTGGCGGACACCGCGGAGGAGAAGTTCGTGCCATACTACGACCTCTTCATGCCCTCTCTCAAGCACATCGTGGAGAACGCAGTGCAGAAGGAGCTCCGGTTGCTCCGTGGCAAGACCATCGAGTGCATCAGTCTCATCGGCCTGGCTGTGGGAAAGGAGAAG TTCATGCCAGACGCTTCGGACGTCATGAAGCTGCTCCTCAAGACCCAGACAGACTTCAGTGACCTGGAGGATGACGATCCTCAG ATCTCGTACATGATTTCCGCCTGGGCCCGCATGTGTAAGATCCTGGGGAAAGAGTTCCAGCAGTACCTGCCGGTGGTGATGGGCCCGCTGCTGAAGACGGCCTCCATCAAGCCTGAAGTGGCCCTCCTTGACA CCCAGGACATGGAGAACATATCGGAAGACGACGGTTGGGAGTTTGTTAACCTGGGAGACCAGCAGAGTTTCGGCATCAAGACGGCCGGCCTGGAGGAGAAGGCCACTGCCTGCCAGATGCTG GTTTGTTATGCCAAAGAGCTGAAGGAAGGGTTTGTGGAGTACACAGAGCAGGTGGTGAAGTTGATGGTTCCTCTGCTCAAGTTCTACTTCCATGATG GTGTGCGCGTGGCTGCAGCGGAGTCcatgccgctgctgctggagtgcGCTCGGGTTCGAGGGCCCGAGTATCTCACGCAGATGTGGCTCTTCATGTGCGACGCCCTCATCAAGGCCATCGGCACGGAGCCGGACTCGGACGTCCTGTCGGAAATCATGCATTCGTTTGCGAAG TGTATCGAGCTGATGGGAGACGGCTGTCTGAACAATGAGCACTTCGAGGAGCTGGGCGGCATCCTGAAGGGAAAGCTGGAGGAGCATTTCAAGAACCAGGAGCTCAGACAGG CCAAGAGACAGGATGAAGACTACGACGAGCAGGTCGAGGAGAGTCTACAAGACGAG GACGAGAACGACGTGTACATCCTGACCAAAGTCTCCGACATCCTGCACTCGGTGTTCAGCAGTTACAAAGAGAAGGTCCTGCCGTGGTtcgagcagctgctgcagctcatcgTCCAGCTCATA TGTCCCAACAGGCCGTGGGCGGACAGACAGTGGGGTCTGTGCATCTTCGACGACGTGGTGGAGCACTGCAGCCCCTCCTCCTTCAAATACGCCGAGTACTTCCTGCGGCCCATGCTGCAGTCACTGTGCGACACCAGCCCCGAGGTCCGGCAGGCGGCCGCCTACGGCGTCGGCGTCATGGCTCAGTTTGGAGGAGAGAGCTACCGCCCGTTCTGCACAG AGGCCCTCCCGCTGCTGGTCAGAGTCATCCAGGCCGCCGACTCCCGCTCCAAGGAAAACGTCAACGCCACGGAAAACTGCATCTCCGCTGTGGGGAAGGTCATGAGGTTCCGGCCGGAGTGCGTCAACGTCAGCGAGATCCTTCCTCACTGGCTCACCTGGCTGCCGCTCAACGAGGACAAGGAGGAGGCCGTCCACACGTTCGACTTTCTGTGCGACCTCATTGAGAG CAACAATCCCATCGTCCTCGGCCCGGACAACTCCAACCTTCCCAGGATCTTCCTCATCATAGCAGACGGCGTGGCGAACGAGTCGGTCAAGAGTGAAGACGCCTGCAGCAAGCGGCTCGCGAACGTCATCCGTCAAGTGCAG GGGTCGGTGGGACTGTGGACGCAGTGCATGTCGACGCTGAACGTGGCGCAGCAGAAAGCCATACAGGATCTACTGAACACCGCCTGA